The Clupea harengus chromosome 6, Ch_v2.0.2, whole genome shotgun sequence genome contains a region encoding:
- the saxo2 gene encoding stabilizer of axonemal microtubules 2 isoform X1, which yields MTRRCICEICSCGRHHCPQPPSALYGGKGNKMCVSTEYTEKYPSYGHQSPTQSMKPKKDFQDDKGKMDGTTTFKTDYIAYDVIRRPGRQKTEYKPKPGEIDCGTTYKQDFPYYEVKSVPPTRPKQRTHVASGKLDTVPTYKADYCQWELSKRELKKPDTAYHPPSAKFGNSTTFQEDFAPRGLVLRESFRPSNQTQLSDAPFTGITCNQQTYVPHTMEARYSRPPQVYKPSSEPMQVLTSHKQDFQGLPGRIAKSCRPENPKAASSCAFQSSTEFRDRFQQWPITKPPRQKTIEYVAPTAEMDLSTTSNTYYTKHNIQPYVTAKPFAPPVRCSVPFQSTSTMKEDFKPWAPCKPDIIKKPEELHKATGKMEGLTTFRAHFTGHVLQPSVSYRPPNVAMNRDVPMEDGTMYSIEFTPKQIDVCPASFDSLPGYEFEDSDERGHKFFRKVPSQGKAGKVQTTEAVAVN from the exons ATGACACGGCGTTGTATTTGTGAAATCTGCAGCTGTGG ACGTCACCATTGCCCCCAACCACCTTCTGCACTGTATGGGGGGAAGGGGAATAAAATGTGCGTTAGCACCGAATACACCGAGAAGTACCCTTCCTATGGACATCAGAGTCCAACCCAAAGCATGAAACCTAAAAAGGACTTTCAGGATGACAAAGGGAAAATGGATGGAACTACCACATTCAA GACGGATTATATTGCTTATGATGTTATCCGTCGCCCTGGACGCCAGAAGACTGAATACAAGCCCAAACCTGGTGAGATAGACTGTGGAACCACCTACAAGCAAGACTTCCCCTACTATGAAGTGAAATCAGTCCCCCCTACCAGGCCAAAACAAAGAACTCATGTGGCATCGGGAAAATTGGACACTGTGCCCACTTACAAAG CGGATTACTGCCAGTGGGAGCTGTCAAAGAGGGAGCTAAAAAAGCCAGATACGGCATACCATCCTCCCTCAGCAAAATTTGGTAACTCAACAACCTTTCAGGAGGACTTTGCTCCAAGAGGCCTAGTACTGCGAGAGAGCTTCAGGCCCTCCAACCAGACACAGTTGTCTGATGCTCCCTTCACTGGGATAACCTGCAACCAGCAGACCTACGTTCCCCATACAATGGAGGCCAGGTACTCCAGGCCACCGCAGGTGTACAAGCCAAGCAGTGAACCTATGCAGGTCCTCACCTCGCACAAGCAGGACTTCCAGGGGCTGCCTGGGAGGATCGCCAAGAGCTGCAGGCCAGAAAACCCCAAGGCTGCCTCGAGCTGCGCCTTTCAGAGCAGCACAGAGTTCCGAGACCGCTTCCAGCAGTGGCCCATCACCAAACCCCCGCGACAAAAAACCATAGAGTACGTGGCTCCCACCGCTGAAATGGACCTGAGCACCACCAGTAACACGTATTACACCAAGCACAACATCCAGCCCTATGTGACAGCAAAGCCCTTCGCTCCGCCTGTTAGATGCTCTGTGCCCTTCCAGAGCACCAGCACCATGAAGGAGGACTTCAAGCCGTGGGCGCCATGCAAGCCGGACATCATCAAGAAGCCAGAGGAGCTCCACAAGGCGACCGGGAAGATGGAGGGCCTGACCACCTTCAGGGCCCATTTCACCGGGCATGTACTGCAGCCCAGCGTCAGCTATAGGCCTCCCAACGTGGCCATGAACAGGGATGTGCCCATGGAGGACGGGACCATGTACAGTATTGAGTTCACCCCGAAACAGATCGACGTGTGCCCCGCCAGCTTCGACAGCCTCCCAGGTTATGAGTTTGAAGACAGTGACGAGCGCGGCCACAAGTTCTTCCGCAAGGTGCCTTCTCAGGGGAAAGCCGGCAAGGTTCAAACCACGGAGGCAGTGGCTGTCAACTAA
- the saxo2 gene encoding stabilizer of axonemal microtubules 2 isoform X2 gives MCVSTEYTEKYPSYGHQSPTQSMKPKKDFQDDKGKMDGTTTFKTDYIAYDVIRRPGRQKTEYKPKPGEIDCGTTYKQDFPYYEVKSVPPTRPKQRTHVASGKLDTVPTYKADYCQWELSKRELKKPDTAYHPPSAKFGNSTTFQEDFAPRGLVLRESFRPSNQTQLSDAPFTGITCNQQTYVPHTMEARYSRPPQVYKPSSEPMQVLTSHKQDFQGLPGRIAKSCRPENPKAASSCAFQSSTEFRDRFQQWPITKPPRQKTIEYVAPTAEMDLSTTSNTYYTKHNIQPYVTAKPFAPPVRCSVPFQSTSTMKEDFKPWAPCKPDIIKKPEELHKATGKMEGLTTFRAHFTGHVLQPSVSYRPPNVAMNRDVPMEDGTMYSIEFTPKQIDVCPASFDSLPGYEFEDSDERGHKFFRKVPSQGKAGKVQTTEAVAVN, from the exons ATGTGCGTTAGCACCGAATACACCGAGAAGTACCCTTCCTATGGACATCAGAGTCCAACCCAAAGCATGAAACCTAAAAAGGACTTTCAGGATGACAAAGGGAAAATGGATGGAACTACCACATTCAA GACGGATTATATTGCTTATGATGTTATCCGTCGCCCTGGACGCCAGAAGACTGAATACAAGCCCAAACCTGGTGAGATAGACTGTGGAACCACCTACAAGCAAGACTTCCCCTACTATGAAGTGAAATCAGTCCCCCCTACCAGGCCAAAACAAAGAACTCATGTGGCATCGGGAAAATTGGACACTGTGCCCACTTACAAAG CGGATTACTGCCAGTGGGAGCTGTCAAAGAGGGAGCTAAAAAAGCCAGATACGGCATACCATCCTCCCTCAGCAAAATTTGGTAACTCAACAACCTTTCAGGAGGACTTTGCTCCAAGAGGCCTAGTACTGCGAGAGAGCTTCAGGCCCTCCAACCAGACACAGTTGTCTGATGCTCCCTTCACTGGGATAACCTGCAACCAGCAGACCTACGTTCCCCATACAATGGAGGCCAGGTACTCCAGGCCACCGCAGGTGTACAAGCCAAGCAGTGAACCTATGCAGGTCCTCACCTCGCACAAGCAGGACTTCCAGGGGCTGCCTGGGAGGATCGCCAAGAGCTGCAGGCCAGAAAACCCCAAGGCTGCCTCGAGCTGCGCCTTTCAGAGCAGCACAGAGTTCCGAGACCGCTTCCAGCAGTGGCCCATCACCAAACCCCCGCGACAAAAAACCATAGAGTACGTGGCTCCCACCGCTGAAATGGACCTGAGCACCACCAGTAACACGTATTACACCAAGCACAACATCCAGCCCTATGTGACAGCAAAGCCCTTCGCTCCGCCTGTTAGATGCTCTGTGCCCTTCCAGAGCACCAGCACCATGAAGGAGGACTTCAAGCCGTGGGCGCCATGCAAGCCGGACATCATCAAGAAGCCAGAGGAGCTCCACAAGGCGACCGGGAAGATGGAGGGCCTGACCACCTTCAGGGCCCATTTCACCGGGCATGTACTGCAGCCCAGCGTCAGCTATAGGCCTCCCAACGTGGCCATGAACAGGGATGTGCCCATGGAGGACGGGACCATGTACAGTATTGAGTTCACCCCGAAACAGATCGACGTGTGCCCCGCCAGCTTCGACAGCCTCCCAGGTTATGAGTTTGAAGACAGTGACGAGCGCGGCCACAAGTTCTTCCGCAAGGTGCCTTCTCAGGGGAAAGCCGGCAAGGTTCAAACCACGGAGGCAGTGGCTGTCAACTAA